From a region of the Solanum stenotomum isolate F172 chromosome 2, ASM1918654v1, whole genome shotgun sequence genome:
- the LOC125855007 gene encoding PLASTID TRANSCRIPTIONALLY ACTIVE protein 6, chloroplastic — MSAGLLLPLPAKLSTFSTAPSSLSTPTLFTISFAKPISNNPIFVKQSLSSKRPDFRVFADDGDADGGGTDDYDMDEDEVEEADNKKDFDVDYDTLLGGGSAMSLAVARGDDDIAMVNSSSFVFTQGWDSEKIVDYRIKEEEFHKICLFDCDFFIRKPPDPDNDVYDFREMYVTPPDTDIYAIPRVLAPMPQKYIRCAMSDYGCYNVTEPPIDAPRDPMYKSEREIMKVFLTKHYRNRRAGDPEFALDFEEIYVIDSKTKSITRAKVVVTVPGGKSRDRKNDLLVIRDNGNSFKIIPSEERDDFTTVIEKEEWKKTRQDMERHLSKLRDFSVSNWF; from the exons ATGAGCGCCGGTCTCCTCTTGCCGCTTCCGGCGAAGCTTTCAACCTTCTCCACTGCACCTTCTTCACTTTCTACACCGACCCTTTTCACCATTTCGTTCGCTAAGCCAATTTCCAACAACCCCATTTTTGTTAAACAAAGTTTGAGCTCAAAAAGACCGGATTTCAGGGTGTTCGCCGATGACGGAGATGCTGACGGCGGAGGTACAGATGACTATGACATGGACGAAGATGAAGTGGAAGAAGCAGACAACAAGAAGGACTTTGATGTTGACTACGATACCCTCTTAGGTGGTGGTAGTGCTATGTCTTTAGCTGTTGCTAGGGGTGATGATGACATTGCGATGGTGAATAGCAGTAGTTTTGTGTTTACTCAAGGATGGGATTCGGAGAAAATTGTGGATTATAGGATTAAGGAGGAGGAGTTTCATAAAATTTGCCTTTTCGATTGTGATTTCTTCATTCGTAAACCTCCTGATCCTGATAACGATGTTTATGATTTTCGTGAG ATGTATGTTACACCTCCAGATACTGATATATATGCCATTCCCAGAGTTCTTGCACCAATGCCTCAGAAG TATATCAGGTGTGCAATGAGTGATTATGGGTGCTACAATGTGACAGAGCCTCCCATTGATGCACCTAGAGATCCCATGTATAAATCTGAGAGGGAAATTATGAAG GTATTCTTGACAAAGCACTACAGGAATCGCAGGGCAGGTGATCCAGAATTTGCTCTTGATTTCGAAGAAATATACGTTATTGATTCCAAAACCAAATCAATCACAAGAGCCAAAGTAGTG GTGACAGTTCCTGGAGGAAAAAGCAGGGATAGGAAGAATGATTTACTTGTCATCCGTGATAACGGGAACTCATTCAAAATTATACCATCA GAGGAAAGAGATGATTTTACTACTGTGATAGAGAAAGAAGAGTGGAAGAAGACAAGACAAGACATGGAAAGACATCTTAGTAAGCTAAGGGACTTCAGTGTTTCAAATTGGTTTTAG